A region of Streptomyces halobius DNA encodes the following proteins:
- a CDS encoding aldehyde dehydrogenase family protein — translation MPELFIGGQWTAAAGGQVREIRCPADGTLVATVDEGGPKDVAAAVAAARTAFDDGPWPRTPAAERGRLVLRVAELLERDRDMLAKAESLDTGKRLVESAYDMDDIANCFRYFGNLGAVGGTDRVVDTGSPETDSSVRYEPVGVCALITPWNYPLLQTAWKVAPALVAGNTFVLKPSELTPHTAIHLMRLLAEARLPDGAANLVLGTGPLVGAPLTEDPRVDMVSFTGGLATGRRIMAAAAPTVKKVALELGGKNPNIVFADADFDTAVDYALLAVFLHSGQVCSAGARLLVQNELHDAFVDELVARARRIRLGGPFDEQARTGPLISAAHRAKVAAYVAAGLEEGAVLRCGGSAPDDPALANGFYYLPTVLDECTPDMSVVRDESFGPVLTVERFRDENEAVSLANDTEYGLAGAVWTQDGARAHRAAARLRAGTVWINDFHPYVPQAEWGGMKQSGIGRELGPAGLTEYQEAKHIWRHTAPRPQRWFE, via the coding sequence ATGCCGGAGCTGTTCATCGGTGGTCAGTGGACCGCAGCGGCCGGCGGGCAGGTGCGGGAGATCCGCTGTCCGGCGGACGGCACGCTGGTGGCGACGGTCGACGAGGGCGGGCCGAAGGATGTGGCGGCGGCGGTCGCGGCCGCCCGTACGGCGTTCGACGACGGTCCCTGGCCCCGGACACCGGCGGCGGAGCGTGGCCGGCTGGTGCTGCGGGTCGCCGAGCTGCTGGAGCGGGACCGGGACATGCTGGCCAAGGCCGAGTCGCTGGACACGGGGAAGCGGCTGGTCGAGAGCGCGTACGACATGGACGACATCGCGAACTGCTTTCGGTATTTCGGCAATCTGGGTGCGGTCGGCGGCACCGACCGGGTCGTGGACACCGGCAGCCCGGAGACGGACAGTTCGGTGCGGTATGAGCCGGTCGGTGTCTGCGCGCTGATCACCCCGTGGAACTATCCCCTGCTGCAGACCGCATGGAAGGTCGCGCCCGCCCTCGTCGCCGGGAACACCTTCGTCCTCAAGCCCAGCGAACTGACCCCGCACACCGCCATCCATCTGATGCGGCTGCTGGCCGAGGCCCGGCTGCCGGACGGCGCCGCCAATCTGGTGCTGGGCACCGGGCCGCTCGTGGGCGCGCCGCTCACCGAGGACCCCCGGGTGGACATGGTGTCGTTCACCGGCGGGCTGGCCACCGGCCGGCGCATCATGGCCGCGGCCGCGCCCACCGTGAAGAAGGTCGCCCTCGAACTGGGCGGCAAGAACCCGAACATCGTCTTCGCGGACGCCGATTTCGACACCGCCGTCGACTACGCCCTGTTGGCGGTCTTCCTGCACTCCGGGCAGGTCTGCTCGGCGGGCGCCCGGCTGCTCGTGCAGAACGAGCTGCATGACGCGTTCGTCGACGAGCTGGTCGCCCGTGCCCGGCGGATCCGGCTCGGCGGGCCGTTCGACGAGCAGGCCCGTACCGGCCCGCTGATCTCGGCCGCGCACCGGGCGAAGGTGGCGGCGTATGTGGCGGCCGGGCTGGAGGAGGGTGCCGTGCTGCGCTGCGGCGGCTCGGCGCCCGACGATCCGGCGCTGGCGAACGGCTTCTACTACCTGCCGACGGTGCTCGACGAATGCACTCCGGACATGTCCGTCGTCCGCGACGAGTCGTTCGGCCCGGTGCTGACGGTCGAGCGGTTCCGGGACGAGAACGAGGCGGTGTCGCTGGCCAATGACACCGAGTACGGCCTGGCGGGGGCGGTGTGGACGCAGGACGGTGCGCGGGCGCACCGGGCCGCCGCCCGGTTGCGTGCGGGAACGGTGTGGATCAATGACTTCCACCCGTATGTGCCGCAGGCGGAATGGGGCGGGATGAAGCAGTCCGGCATCGGGCGGGAGCTGGGGCCCGCGGGGCTGACCGAGTACCAGGAGGCGAAGCACATCTGGCGTCATACGGCGCCGCGCCCGCAGCGATGGTTTGAGTGA
- a CDS encoding alpha/beta hydrolase, whose protein sequence is MLSEHRPTRRSVFKAVGGISAAMALGGVGTLATASPAGAAGDGSGLRIVDHDESDTRMCYYRFATDAIGWNPGPAVNVLLPDGYHTSGRTYPVLYLLHGGAEDFMSWDTKRDEGGIRAYTAGKPIIVVMPDGGPAGWYSNPVSSHTGPRNWETFHMEQLIPWIEANFRTYAEYAGRAVAGFSMGGFGALKYAAKYPDRFASVSAHSGPASLRRDLGAVVHWANVSSAAMELGGGMVYGVPWDEARVTADNPMQNIERYRDKRIFLVAGNSPRLDDPFSLFNEPEVLAGQREFRGALDNAGIRYEAYEDEGGHFVRAQRARDDIDGIIERLRKA, encoded by the coding sequence ATGTTGAGCGAGCACCGCCCCACCCGCAGGAGCGTCTTCAAAGCCGTCGGCGGAATCTCCGCGGCGATGGCGCTCGGCGGCGTCGGCACCCTTGCCACCGCGTCCCCGGCCGGTGCGGCCGGCGACGGTTCCGGGCTGCGCATCGTGGACCACGACGAGAGCGACACCCGCATGTGCTACTACCGGTTCGCAACCGACGCCATCGGCTGGAACCCCGGGCCCGCCGTCAACGTCCTGCTTCCCGACGGCTACCACACCAGCGGACGCACCTACCCCGTCCTCTATCTGCTCCACGGCGGCGCCGAGGACTTCATGTCCTGGGACACCAAACGGGACGAGGGAGGCATCCGCGCCTATACCGCCGGCAAGCCCATCATCGTCGTGATGCCCGACGGCGGACCCGCGGGCTGGTACTCCAACCCGGTCAGCTCCCACACCGGCCCCCGCAACTGGGAGACCTTCCACATGGAGCAGCTGATCCCGTGGATCGAGGCCAACTTCCGGACCTACGCCGAGTACGCCGGCCGCGCCGTCGCGGGGTTCTCGATGGGCGGCTTCGGCGCGCTGAAGTACGCGGCCAAGTACCCCGACCGCTTCGCCTCGGTGAGCGCCCACTCCGGCCCGGCCAGTCTGCGCCGCGACCTCGGCGCGGTCGTCCACTGGGCCAACGTCTCCTCCGCGGCCATGGAGTTGGGCGGCGGCATGGTCTACGGCGTGCCGTGGGACGAGGCCAGGGTCACCGCCGACAACCCGATGCAGAACATCGAACGCTACCGGGACAAGCGGATCTTCCTGGTCGCCGGTAACAGTCCCCGCCTGGACGACCCGTTCAGCCTGTTCAACGAGCCCGAGGTGCTCGCCGGGCAGCGGGAGTTCCGCGGCGCCCTCGACAACGCCGGCATCCGGTACGAGGCGTACGAGGACGAGGGCGGACACTTCGTCCGCGCGCAACGGGCCCGCGACGATATCGACGGCATCATCGAACGACTCCGCAAGGCGTAG
- a CDS encoding APC family permease, translating into MPPDPVRPRSDTHVPHDDHALAELGYKPELKRTLGTFHTFAAGISYISILTGTFQLFYFGVSHGGPGYWWSWPMVFAGQLMVALCFCELAARYPVAGSIYNWAKQLGGPHIGWLGGWMMLTATMVSLSAVALAYQVTLPQISSWFQFVGDGTGRYDAAANAVLLGTVLVTFTTLINAFGVKLMARINSAGVAIELFAALVLIVLLAAHTTRGPAAVTETYGLGRGEDLGYLGAFLTASLASAYVMYGFDTASSLGEESKDPGRNAPRAILRALVASFVIGGLILLFALLAVPDLHARELSVDGLQYVVLSTLGSAVGQIVLWCVVIAITVCELAVHTAGIRLAFAMARDNNLPAASLLAKVSPRFQTPVLPAVVIGLVAVGILLVNVNQPQIFSVITSIAIIMIYLAYLLVTVPMLVQRLRGDWTPVRGRFSLGKFGLPVNVLAVVWGTAMSLNLAWPRAAVYNATGPQHWYLRWGAFLFIGVVAVGGFAYYWFVQRKRTGVLAGHAALPDPSAPEQP; encoded by the coding sequence GTGCCTCCCGACCCCGTACGCCCCCGTTCCGACACCCACGTCCCGCACGACGACCACGCGCTCGCCGAACTCGGCTACAAGCCGGAACTCAAGCGCACCCTGGGCACCTTCCACACCTTCGCCGCCGGGATCAGCTATATCTCCATCCTGACCGGCACCTTCCAGCTGTTCTACTTCGGCGTGAGCCACGGCGGTCCGGGCTACTGGTGGTCCTGGCCGATGGTCTTCGCCGGCCAGCTGATGGTGGCGCTGTGCTTCTGCGAGCTGGCCGCCCGCTACCCGGTGGCCGGGTCGATCTACAACTGGGCGAAGCAGCTCGGCGGACCGCACATCGGCTGGCTCGGCGGCTGGATGATGCTGACCGCCACCATGGTCTCGCTGTCCGCGGTGGCCCTCGCCTATCAGGTGACGCTGCCGCAGATCTCGTCGTGGTTCCAGTTCGTCGGCGACGGCACCGGCCGGTACGACGCCGCGGCCAACGCCGTCCTCCTCGGCACCGTCCTCGTCACCTTCACCACCCTGATCAACGCCTTCGGCGTCAAGCTGATGGCGCGTATCAATTCCGCGGGCGTGGCGATCGAGCTGTTCGCGGCCCTCGTGCTGATCGTGCTGCTCGCGGCGCATACCACCCGCGGCCCGGCCGCGGTGACCGAGACCTATGGTCTGGGCCGTGGCGAGGACCTCGGCTACCTGGGCGCGTTCCTGACCGCGTCGCTGGCGTCGGCGTATGTCATGTACGGCTTTGACACGGCCTCGTCGCTCGGTGAGGAGTCCAAGGACCCCGGCCGCAACGCTCCGCGCGCGATTCTCCGGGCGCTGGTCGCGTCGTTCGTCATCGGTGGTCTGATTCTGCTCTTCGCGCTGCTGGCGGTGCCCGATCTGCACGCCAGGGAGCTGTCCGTGGACGGTCTGCAGTATGTGGTCCTGTCCACTCTCGGGTCGGCCGTCGGGCAGATCGTGCTCTGGTGCGTGGTCATCGCGATCACCGTGTGCGAGCTGGCGGTGCACACCGCCGGCATCCGTCTGGCGTTCGCGATGGCCCGGGACAACAACCTTCCCGCCGCCTCGCTGCTGGCCAAGGTCAGCCCGCGCTTCCAGACGCCGGTGCTGCCCGCGGTCGTCATCGGCCTGGTGGCGGTCGGCATCCTCCTCGTCAACGTCAACCAGCCACAGATCTTCTCCGTGATCACCAGTATCGCGATCATCATGATCTATCTGGCGTATCTGCTGGTCACGGTGCCGATGCTGGTCCAGCGGCTGCGCGGCGACTGGACCCCGGTCAGGGGACGTTTCTCCCTCGGGAAGTTCGGACTCCCGGTGAACGTCCTCGCCGTCGTCTGGGGTACCGCCATGTCCCTCAATCTCGCCTGGCCACGCGCGGCGGTATACAACGCGACCGGCCCCCAGCACTGGTATCTGCGCTGGGGTGCCTTCCTGTTCATCGGCGTCGTGGCGGTCGGCGGCTTCGCCTACTACTGGTTCGTCCAGCGCAAGCGCACCGGCGTCCTGGCCGGGCACGCGGCCCTCCCGGATCCCAGCGCCCCCGAACAGCCCTGA
- a CDS encoding HIT family protein — MTDDWRKDRIGSALRGENPAVLRRLEAGFAVIGDVQFLPGYAVLLVDDPAVRRLSELPKNKRAAFLSDMDRLGEAVERACKRLDPAFRRVNLEILGNADAFLHAHVWPRFAWEPPDLVRLPVWLYPHERWSDEQYALGPQHNALREAIGAELDRLAP; from the coding sequence ATGACGGATGACTGGCGGAAGGACCGGATCGGCAGCGCGCTTAGGGGCGAGAACCCTGCGGTGCTGCGGAGGCTGGAGGCAGGGTTCGCGGTGATCGGGGACGTCCAGTTCCTCCCGGGGTACGCGGTGCTTCTGGTGGACGATCCCGCCGTGCGGCGGCTGTCGGAGCTTCCGAAGAACAAGCGGGCGGCCTTCCTGTCCGACATGGACAGGCTGGGCGAGGCCGTCGAACGCGCCTGCAAGCGGCTGGACCCGGCCTTCCGGCGGGTCAATCTGGAGATTCTCGGGAACGCCGACGCGTTTCTGCACGCGCATGTCTGGCCACGGTTCGCGTGGGAGCCGCCCGATCTCGTCCGCCTGCCGGTGTGGCTCTATCCGCACGAACGGTGGAGCGACGAGCAGTATGCGCTCGGCCCTCAACACAACGCCCTGCGGGAGGCGATCGGCGCGGAACTGGACCGGCTGGCGCCCTGA
- a CDS encoding class I SAM-dependent methyltransferase: MTTEKSEPTAGPFPVARAAPGAGRAPTVEEMVRANEANWDARTPVHVASEFYGLDGSRSAEDWFAPFEWADLGDLTGREVLHLQCHLGTETAAFAERGAAHTVGLDISAAAVAEARRLADEGGRDVEFVRADVHRAVEALGGRRFDVIYTGKGALCYLPDLTAWAGIVSALLRPGGTCYLVEFHPLLDALGPKPSPNRQQLLLEYDYLGGRGPIRSDTPDTYTDGPPVQGATVSYEWRHGVGEVISALVGAGLAVQLVRETELLPWKRFDSMVPADNGWWRLPESEPIIPLLYAVRAVKGGKG, from the coding sequence ATGACCACTGAGAAGAGTGAGCCGACGGCCGGGCCGTTCCCCGTGGCCAGGGCCGCGCCCGGCGCCGGACGGGCGCCGACCGTCGAGGAGATGGTGCGCGCCAACGAGGCCAACTGGGATGCCCGCACCCCCGTCCACGTCGCCAGCGAGTTCTACGGTCTGGATGGTTCGCGCAGCGCCGAGGACTGGTTCGCGCCCTTCGAATGGGCGGATCTCGGCGATCTGACGGGGCGGGAAGTGCTGCATCTCCAGTGTCATCTGGGCACGGAGACGGCCGCGTTCGCCGAGCGGGGCGCCGCGCACACTGTGGGGCTGGACATCTCGGCGGCGGCGGTCGCGGAGGCGCGTCGGCTCGCGGACGAGGGCGGGCGGGACGTGGAGTTCGTACGGGCGGACGTCCACCGGGCCGTGGAGGCGCTCGGCGGCCGTCGGTTCGATGTGATCTACACGGGCAAGGGCGCGCTCTGTTATCTGCCGGATCTGACCGCCTGGGCGGGGATCGTCAGTGCGCTGCTGCGGCCGGGCGGGACGTGCTATCTGGTGGAGTTCCATCCGCTGCTGGACGCCCTGGGGCCGAAGCCGAGCCCAAATCGACAGCAACTCCTGCTGGAATATGACTATTTGGGGGGCCGCGGGCCCATCAGGAGCGATACGCCGGATACGTACACCGATGGTCCGCCGGTGCAGGGCGCGACGGTCAGTTATGAGTGGCGGCACGGCGTCGGCGAGGTGATCTCGGCCCTGGTCGGTGCGGGGCTGGCCGTCCAACTGGTACGGGAGACCGAGCTGTTGCCCTGGAAGCGGTTCGACTCCATGGTGCCGGCCGACAACGGCTGGTGGCGGCTGCCGGAGTCGGAGCCGATCATTCCGCTGCTGTACGCGGTGCGGGCGGTGAAAGGGGGGAAGGGCTGA
- the ggt gene encoding gamma-glutamyltransferase, which produces MHVRRTVVAASVAVITLPLLLSAAAQPGAGTPTRAMSAAPASGLKPPAKESVATGSGGAVSSVNVYATRAGIEVLRHGGNAVDAAVATAAALGVVEPYSAGIGGGGYFTYYHARTGKISTIDGRETAPARMKPDSFTDPSTGKPIPFPEAVNSGLSVGVPGTPATWRKALHDWGTMSPAKALRPATRLAQHGFVVNDEFRAQTALNEKRFRNISSTAKLFLPNGELPVVGSRFRNPDLARTYRQLAREGMNALYRGEIGRDVVRAVQHPPVTPGSDAKIRPGLMTAGDLAKYTTLRQQPTHTTYRGLDVYSMAPSSSGGTTVGEALNILENFHLSAADKVQALHHYLEAGRIAFADRNRWVGDPAFSDVPTEQLLAKKFAKDRACLISPTTTLTSPVAPADPRRPGDGCAQGTGTKERYEGPSTTHLVTSDRWGNVVSYTLTIEQTGGSAITVPGRGFLLNNELTDFDFTPLSEDVPGPNLPGPGKRPRSSMSPTIVLQDGRPLLALGSPGGATIITTVLQTLVNRVDLGMTLPEAVAAPRISQRNRADTDAEPAFLQSPERTALERLGQHFVEAPKAFTPSPEIGAAAALEFLADGRTQAVAEPKRRGGGSAMVVHPNG; this is translated from the coding sequence ATGCACGTCCGCCGCACCGTGGTCGCCGCCTCCGTCGCGGTGATCACCCTCCCTCTGCTCCTCTCCGCGGCCGCCCAGCCGGGCGCCGGCACCCCGACCCGTGCGATGTCGGCCGCGCCGGCATCCGGACTCAAGCCCCCCGCCAAGGAATCCGTCGCCACCGGCAGCGGTGGCGCCGTCTCCAGTGTCAACGTCTACGCCACCCGGGCCGGCATCGAAGTGCTGCGCCACGGCGGCAACGCCGTCGACGCCGCGGTCGCCACCGCCGCGGCTCTGGGCGTCGTCGAACCCTACTCGGCAGGCATCGGGGGCGGCGGCTACTTCACCTACTACCACGCCCGCACCGGCAAAATCAGCACCATCGACGGCCGGGAAACCGCCCCCGCCCGAATGAAACCGGACTCCTTCACCGACCCCTCGACGGGCAAGCCCATACCGTTCCCCGAAGCCGTCAACTCGGGTCTCTCCGTAGGTGTTCCGGGAACCCCGGCAACCTGGCGGAAGGCGCTGCACGACTGGGGAACCATGTCCCCGGCCAAGGCCCTGCGGCCCGCCACCCGGCTCGCCCAGCACGGCTTCGTCGTCAACGACGAATTCCGCGCCCAGACCGCGCTGAACGAGAAACGCTTCCGGAACATCTCCTCCACCGCCAAGCTGTTCCTGCCCAACGGCGAACTCCCCGTCGTGGGTTCCCGCTTCCGCAACCCCGACCTCGCCCGTACATACCGGCAACTCGCCCGCGAGGGAATGAACGCGCTCTACCGGGGCGAGATCGGGCGTGATGTCGTCCGCGCCGTCCAGCACCCGCCCGTGACACCGGGCTCCGACGCCAAGATCCGCCCCGGCCTGATGACGGCCGGCGACCTCGCGAAATACACCACGCTGCGCCAGCAACCGACCCACACCACCTACCGCGGCCTCGATGTGTACTCCATGGCGCCGTCCTCCTCCGGTGGCACCACCGTCGGCGAAGCGCTCAACATCCTGGAGAACTTCCACCTCTCCGCGGCCGACAAGGTCCAGGCGCTCCACCACTACCTCGAAGCCGGCCGGATCGCGTTCGCCGACCGCAACCGGTGGGTGGGCGACCCGGCGTTCTCCGACGTGCCCACCGAACAGCTGCTCGCCAAGAAGTTCGCCAAGGACCGCGCCTGCCTCATCAGCCCCACCACTACCCTCACCAGCCCGGTCGCCCCCGCGGACCCGCGCCGCCCCGGCGACGGCTGCGCACAGGGCACCGGCACCAAGGAACGGTACGAGGGCCCCTCGACCACGCACCTGGTGACCTCCGACCGCTGGGGCAACGTGGTGTCCTACACCCTCACCATCGAACAGACCGGCGGCTCCGCGATCACCGTCCCCGGACGCGGCTTCCTGCTCAACAACGAGCTGACCGACTTCGACTTCACTCCGCTCTCCGAGGACGTGCCCGGCCCGAACCTGCCCGGCCCCGGCAAGCGACCGCGCAGCAGCATGTCCCCGACGATCGTCCTGCAGGACGGCCGGCCGCTGCTCGCGCTCGGCTCACCGGGCGGCGCCACGATCATCACGACCGTGCTGCAGACCCTGGTCAACCGCGTCGACCTGGGCATGACACTGCCCGAAGCGGTTGCCGCACCCCGGATCTCGCAACGCAACCGGGCGGACACCGATGCCGAGCCGGCCTTCCTCCAATCCCCTGAGCGGACCGCGCTGGAACGGCTCGGACAGCACTTCGTCGAGGCCCCGAAGGCCTTCACCCCGTCACCGGAGATCGGCGCCGCCGCCGCACTGGAGTTTCTGGCCGACGGCCGCACACAGGCGGTCGCCGAACCGAAACGCCGGGGTGGCGGATCCGCGATGGTCGTTCACCCGAACGGGTAG
- a CDS encoding HD domain-containing protein — protein MDGTDVVETPDSALARETAALLRASAPEVLVNHCQRSFQFGWTLGERRGWRPDRELLYLGAVLHDLGLTERFDGPRAFELEGAAAAEAFLRERGCSAERAGVVKDAVALHLDVEAAQADPRPEVRLVSMGSGLDTHGARAGELPPGFLDTVVRAWPRLGFRDWLRRQSHAQAERKPDSKVAWWVETGRMGENIGNPPFPE, from the coding sequence GTGGACGGTACCGATGTCGTGGAGACGCCGGATTCCGCACTGGCCCGCGAAACAGCCGCTCTCCTGAGGGCCAGCGCGCCGGAAGTGCTGGTGAACCACTGCCAGCGGTCTTTCCAGTTCGGGTGGACGCTGGGTGAACGACGCGGGTGGCGGCCCGACAGAGAGCTGCTCTATCTCGGGGCAGTGCTGCACGATCTGGGGCTGACGGAGCGGTTCGACGGCCCGCGCGCCTTCGAGCTGGAGGGTGCCGCCGCGGCGGAGGCGTTCCTGCGGGAACGGGGCTGCTCGGCGGAGCGGGCCGGTGTGGTCAAGGACGCCGTCGCGCTGCACCTGGACGTGGAGGCCGCCCAGGCAGACCCCCGTCCCGAGGTACGGCTGGTGTCGATGGGGTCCGGCCTGGACACCCATGGAGCGCGGGCCGGCGAACTCCCCCCGGGCTTCCTGGACACCGTCGTACGCGCCTGGCCACGCCTGGGCTTCCGGGACTGGCTGCGCCGGCAGTCCCATGCGCAGGCGGAACGCAAGCCGGACTCGAAGGTCGCCTGGTGGGTGGAGACCGGCCGCATGGGCGAGAACATCGGCAACCCGCCGTTTCCGGAGTAG
- a CDS encoding DUF6314 family protein, whose protein sequence is MPTEPASRPAPHPVPDTAAYLVGVWHVDRAVHDLRAGTSGRFHGTADFRPDTTGTGLLHIEEGELTWGGTVHPARRTLRLRPRPDGTAEVTFDDGRPFHDLDLRTGHWTAVHPCAEDRYEGTFTVVSDDEWRLEWRVGGPDKHQLLRSVYRRR, encoded by the coding sequence ATGCCCACCGAGCCCGCCTCCCGCCCCGCCCCGCACCCCGTCCCCGACACCGCGGCATACCTGGTCGGCGTCTGGCACGTCGATCGCGCCGTGCACGACCTGCGGGCCGGCACCTCGGGCCGCTTCCACGGCACCGCGGACTTCCGGCCCGACACCACGGGAACGGGACTGCTGCACATCGAGGAGGGCGAACTGACCTGGGGCGGCACGGTGCATCCGGCGCGCCGGACGCTCCGGCTGCGGCCCCGGCCGGACGGCACCGCCGAAGTCACCTTCGACGACGGCCGCCCCTTCCACGACCTCGACCTGCGGACCGGCCACTGGACCGCCGTCCACCCCTGCGCCGAGGACCGGTACGAGGGGACGTTCACCGTGGTCAGCGACGACGAATGGCGACTGGAGTGGCGGGTCGGCGGACCGGACAAGCACCAGCTGCTGCGTTCCGTGTACCGGCGCAGGTGA